Genomic DNA from Gimesia aquarii:
GGTAGTCCAAAATCAGCTGCAGACCATTCATAGGATCGCAAGTCGGAACCAGTTACTTCATGAATCAACGTTTTTCCCCAGAGGCTAATCTCATCAAGTTCTCCATTACCACAGACAACCAGTGCATGTTTTCGGCCTAATTTCAGTAATGCTTGAGCAATTTTTTCTGAGGCCTGTACAGAATTTGCCCCCAATAATTGGTATTCTGCATTTGCCGGATTCGTTAAAGGCCCCAGGTAATTAAAGATCGTACGAAATCCCAGTTCACGCCGAACAGGGGCCACGTGTTTCATTGCAGAGTGCAAAAGTGGTGCAAAACAGAATCCAATCCCTGTCTCTTCCAGGCACATTCCAATTTCTGCAGGCGATAAGTCTAAGCGGACTCCTAACGTTTCAAGTACATCTGACGAACCGCTGGAACTGGAAACACTTCGATTTCCGTGTTTTGCAACAGGAATACCCGCAGCCGCAGCAACGAGTGCAACAGCCGTACTAATATTAAACGTGTGAAGCTGATCTCCGCCAGTTCCACAGGTATCCAGGAGCCCTGAGCAATGTGTTGGTATCGCAAGTGCCCGTTCATGCATGGCTTGTGCTGCACCTACTAATTCTTCCGAAACTTCACCTTTCATGCGGAGTGCAGTCAAAAAAGCGGCAA
This window encodes:
- the trpD gene encoding anthranilate phosphoribosyltransferase — its product is MSTALKKTIDQLLQGENLGQTAAYEAVSSIMRGECSEIQIAAFLTALRMKGEVSEELVGAAQAMHERALAIPTHCSGLLDTCGTGGDQLHTFNISTAVALVAAAAGIPVAKHGNRSVSSSSGSSDVLETLGVRLDLSPAEIGMCLEETGIGFCFAPLLHSAMKHVAPVRRELGFRTIFNYLGPLTNPANAEYQLLGANSVQASEKIAQALLKLGRKHALVVCGNGELDEISLWGKTLIHEVTGSDLRSYEWSAADFGLPECDVSQLLVESSEQSAQVILDIFNGEQGPARDMVVANASAALMAAEKTSNLHDAVQNVSRLIDEGQVLKKLKHLIEFTSNINRD